The DNA segment GCCTTGGTCGCCTTGCCTTCGGCCCCCATCTCTACCGCCCGTGTACAGGTGATCCACAATTCCGCAGACCTTGCAGCCGCCACGGTAGACGTATGGCTCGACAATACCTTGTTACTGGACAACTTCGCATTCCGCACTGCCTCCCCATTTATTGATGCCCCGGCAGGATCGGCTTTCGACATCCGCATCCAAGGCCCTACATCGACCGACACACTGAATCCGATTGCCAAGTTTACCTACACGTTGACTGGCGGCGAAAAATACATCTTGGTCGCCAATGGCATTGTGTCCGCAACCGGCTACAGCCCAGCAACAGCTTTCGATATCTTGGTGAAAAGCGGTGCCAAAGAGAAGGCCACCACGCCAGGCAATGTCGATGTTCTCGTATTGCACGGTGCAACCGACGCTCCAGCAGTGGATGTTGTGGAAACAGGCGTAGGAGCAGGTATCTTGGTGCCCAACGCGACTTACAGCAACTTCTACGGCTACCTTGACTTGGGAACGGCTGATTATGCTCTGAGCATCAATGCAGCAGGAACGTCGACAACTGTAGCAACTTACCAAGCACCTTTGGCGACACTGGGCTTGGCAAACGAGGCTTTCACTGTGCTAGCATCCGGATTCCTCAGCCCATCGAGCAACAGCAACGGTCCCGCATTTGGCCTCTGGGTGGCACTTGCTGCTGGCGGAAACTTGGTCGAATTGCCCTTGCTTACGGGTGTAGAAGAACTTGCTAGCAATGTTATCGGCAAAACTTATCCAAATCCTGCAACCGACGTCGTTCATGTTCAATACTCCTTGAAGACGCCTGCGGTCATCGCATTGAAAGTGCGTGACTTGAGCGGTCGTGAATTGATGACGGAAAATCTCGGAATTCAATCCGTTGGCGGTCACGAAATGGACGTCAATGTAAGCACCTTGCCAGCAGGCTCCTATCTGCTGGAACTGAGCGGAGACCAACAGCGTTTGGTCCAGAAAATCAGCGTGGTGCGCTAAGAATCATAGAGGGTGATTGGTTTTTGAGGATGGCTCACGTGCATGCACGTGGGCCATTTCTCTTTTCTAGGATTCGACGCGACCCAATTCTTATTCCTTCACGAACTTCACCGCAACATCGATCCCCGCCTCGGGTGCTTGCAGCTTCACCAAATATATACCTGCGCTGATTTCGATTCCCGCCAATAAAACATGGTGCCTGCCGGCGGGCATGTTTTCGGAAAGAAGCGAATGGACAATACGCCCTTGAAGGTCCGTGATTTGGAGTTCAGTGGCTGAAGGATTCCTGAGCTCAAAACTGATCACACTTTTCGAAGAAACCGGATTTGGATAAACCGTCAATGCATCCGAAACCTCATTCGGAGAATCAATGCCCACCACGGGACCAAATCCAATGAAAGTCACCGGCCCATTCCCATTGGGAATTCCCAAGGTATCAATGCCTTTTGCATAGCAGATATCTGCAGGATTGTTGATGCCGGGGGCGGTGATCGTGACGGCAGCTCCCACAAAATTGGTATCGTAACGGCTGATGCGGATCGGCGACCACGACGAAATGTAATAATGTCCCAAACCATCGTCGTCAATTCCGTCGATTTTGCCGACGCCCGTAGTGGTCACCGTGGTCACCGCAAATCCGTTGAGGTCCACCGCTTTGATGGGCGCATTGGAGGTATTCCAATTGGTGAACAAGAGGCGTTGGTGAAGGCTGTCATAAATAATTCCGTTGGGAGTCGTTACCGTTGCACTGACAATCTCCGTCACAGCTGGAAATGAAAGACTTGCAACATTGATTTCGAAGATTTTTTTGTTGCTGAAACAGGTGGCGTAGAGCCGGTCCACCCCGTCATTGGTCAATCCGTTGAGAAATGCTGAGCCCGGAACGGTTACCTGCATCACCTCCAATTCGGTCGTAAGGTCATAGCCGTAGATTTTGGTTCCTTCGCAGGTGAATAGGGTATTTCCAAGAATTTCCATGCCATGCGAAGCCTTCAACCCTGTTCCAAAATAGCTCACAACCGCATTGGAGTCCCGCTGAATGATACTTGTGCCATTGTCGGAAGTGAACCAGCGTTTGCCGGCGTAGTCATATTCGACGCTTTCACCTCGGAAGACGGGTTGGGCGAGGGTGAAGAGCGGTAGAATGCACACCAAAACGAATAGTCCAAGAATGTAGGAAGCAATTTTTTTCATCTGGTCCAGGCACCATTTTTTTGAGCCTTCTGCCGAAAGTTAGCAATTCCAGCTAGGTTCTCGTCAATCAAGTCCGAGCTCTTTTCCAAAGGAACGTTTACAGCTGTTGATATCGTCGCTGTAGGGCGCCATTTCAAGCCCTTTGGTTAGGCAAAGTTTGGCCATTTTGTAATCTGCCATTCTGATATACGATCTTACGGCGCAGGCATAAACCGATCCGATCACGTCTGACATGTCAATTCCTGGCTTAGCCAATTGCTGTTGCTCGAATCGCGTCAAAAACCGTTGACCAATTTCGCGTTCGTCCGCCTCAAATTTTGAACCGGCGATAGCCATTATGAGCACGAGATAGGTACTGTTGAAATTGTCCATGGCCTTGACGAAGGGATATTTAGCAGCAAATACATCCATGGAATCCAAACATGCGAGGTAGTCATTGTTTCGGGCGAACTGAAACACAAAGCTTGCCACCAAGCTGTTACGGACTTGACCATGCCACGGCTTCAATTGATACAACTGTTGTGCAATTCCGTAGGCACCGACTCGGTCAGAATTCCAAGATTTATCATACCGTTCGCCAAGCATGCGAAATTGGGCCTCGCGGTAGATCAAAGTATCTGATTGCATGGTACGCAAAACTGGCTCCAATTGATCCCAATCATCTTCGGAGTAATTTTGATTGACAAATTCCTCCAATTCGCTTCGCAGAATGGCGAATGCCTCCTTTGATCGGATCAGGTCAGAGCGGTATTGAACGATCAGCATGGCTACTTTCACACGGTCAATGCCTTTGATCTCCCCGAATGCCAGATCCATCAAATTCGCGATAAAAACCACCATTTCGTTCTGCTCACAGGGATACAAGAAAAGCGATTTCAGCGATTGTTGCCTTGCACGCGCCCATTCCCCTGCTTCCAAAGCTAGCAAGGCATCGTTTTTATAATGCAATCCGGCAAGCTGCTGAATTGTGATTTTTTCGTCTTTCAAATAGACATCCAGGAAGAGACTTGACGCTGACTTTTCCGCGATTTCCTGTTCGGAAGCAAGATCCGAAGCAATCAACGACCGTGCAATCGCCTTCTGTAACCTGTCACTCGGCATGAATACACCTTTTTTGGGATCCGTTGATTCGATGATGGTCGCTTCGGTCCCAGCGGTGAGGTAAACGTGGTTGGGACGCTCATACACTTGAAATTCAATTCCGAGCTTTTCCAGTACAAATGCATACAGGGCGGTTCCCGTGACACAATTATAAGTACCCGAATCAATCAGCGTGGGAAAATCTACAATGAACTGATATTTAAGCAGATACTTTTCATGAAGCACCTTCTGGAGGTACTCCAATTTCTTGCCCATCGTTTTTCTTTCTGCAATTGGATTCCGCACCTCAGCAACGATCCCCTCGATAAATTGCTTTGCATTCACAATTTGTTTCTGTTCCGTTCCTGGATCGATTACGACAAACAGGTCAACTGCTTGTTGACTTGCGTTGCCCAAGGATAGAAAGACTTCCTTTTCAACCGGATTTTCAAAAACGATGTCCGCAAGGTTGAGGGATTGGGCGTTTCCCCGACCAATTACAAGCATGAAAGTGATCGACAGGAGAATGGATTTGATTGTGTGAATCATAGGAATTGAATGGGTAAATGTTTTCCGAAAATATCAATTTTTTGTCCCAAACCAAAAATGATACCAACGCAACAGCGGCTTCCCTTTTGAGGAAGCCGCTGCCGTATTCACTTTTTTGAGGAGCAGGATTACATCATTCCACCCATGCCGCCCATTCCACCGCCGCCGCCGCCCATGGCAGGAGCGTTTTCTTCGGGCTCGTCGGTGATCACACACTCGGTGGTGAGGAGCAAGCCTGCGATGCTCGCAGCATTCTCCAGTGCCGAACGGGTCACTTTGGTTGGGTCGATGATACCGGAAGCGTAGAGGTTTTCGTATTCCTCGGTGCGGGCGTTGAAGCCGAAGTCACCTTCGCCTTCGAGCACTTTGGCGAGGATCACGCCTGGCTCGAGGCCGGCGTTGGAAACGATCTGACGCAGCGGCTCTTCCAAGCAGCGACGTACGATGCTCACGCCGACACCCACGTCACCCTTGAGGAGGTTGTCGTTGATGCCACCTTTGCCTGGGAGCAAGCTCTTGATCATCCGGACCAATGCTACGCCACCGCCAGGGACGATGCCTTCTTCGACGGCTGCGCGGGTTGCATGCAAAGCATCTTCCACACGGGCTTTCTTTTCCTTCATTTCCACCTCGGTAGCGGCACCGATGTAGAGGACTGCCACGCCACCTGCCAACTTGGCAAGGCGCTCTTGGAGTTTCTCCTTGTCGTAGTCGCTGGTGGTGTTTTCGATTTGGGTACGAATCTGGGCAATGCGTGCCTTGATTTCGTCGCTTTCGCCAGCACCGTTGACGATGGTGGTGTTGTCTTTGTCGACAGTGATCTTCTCAGCACGGCCGAGCATGTCGAGCGTCGTGCTGTCGAGGCGGTAGCCGCGCTCTTCGCTGATGACGGCGCCGCCGGTGAGGATGGCGATGTCTTCGAGCATGGCTTTGCGGCGGTCACCGAAACCTGGGGCTTTGACAGCGCAGATTTTGAGGGCACCACGGATTTTGTTCACGACGAGGGTTGCGAGGGCTTCGCCATCAACATCCTCGGCAATGATCAACAAAGGAGCACCTGTTTGAACGACTTTCTCCAGAATTGGCAGAAGGTCTTTCATCGAGCTGATTTTCTTGTCATAAATGAGCACGAATGGGCGGTCCATGTCGACTTCCATCGTGTCGGCGTTGGTCACGAAATAAGGTGACAAGTAGCCGCGGTCGAATTGCATACCTTCGACGGTGTCGAGGTAGGTTTCGAGGCCTTTGGCTTCTTCGACGGTAATGACACCGTCTTTGCCGACTTTTTCCATGGCCTGAGCGATCAACGCGCCGACTTCAGAGTCGTTGTTGGCAGAGATCGTTCCGACTTGTGCGATTTCTTTGCTGTCACCCACTGGACGGCTCAACTTCTTGAGGCCTTCGACAACCACTTTGACGGCTTCTTCGATGCCTTTTTTCAGTTCCATTGGATTGGAACCGGCGGTGACGTTTTTGAAACCTTCACGCACGATCGCTTGTGCCAACACGGTTGCCGTGGTGGTACCGTCTCCGGCGATATCATTGGTTTTGGAGGCGACTTCCTTCACGAGCTGTGCGCCCATGTTTTCGATCGGATCCTTCAATTCGATTTCTTTGGCGACGGTGACGCCGTCCTTGGTGATATTTGGAGCACCGAATTTCTTGTCGATCACGACGTTACGACCTTTTGGGCCGAGTGTGACTTTGACGGCATCTGCCAACGCATCAACACCTGCCTTCAATTTGGCACGGGCGTCTGAGCTGAAATTGATATTTTTTGCCATTTTCTTAATGTACAGCTAAATCTTGGTGAATTAGAAATTGGATGTTATTGTTGTCCAAGAGATTAGACCACAGCGAAAATATCGCTTTCCTTCATGATCAACACCTCTTTGCCGTCGATTTGAATCTCGGTGCCTGAGTATTTGCCATAAAGTACAGTGTCTCCGACTTTGACGGTGGTAGGCTCATCTTTTTTGCCTGGGCCTACTGCCAAAACGGTACCGCGATGAGGTTTTTCCTTAGCGGTGTCAGGAATGAAAAGTCCCGAAGCGGTTTTTTCCTCAGCTTCTGCTGGCTGAATGACCACGCGGTCTGCCAATGGGCGAATGTTGAGTGACATATTGGTAAATCCTCCTATTATTTTGATTTAAGAGTGTTTTAAAACTGATTGGCTCCAATCGAAAACTGTGCCACGGACAGATTTAGTGACAGATTTGCAGGTTGGGCTGAAGTTTTGTCAGGTGGGACTTGGAGTTTGGGGGGGAGTCCGGGGCGCCAACCAGTTCGTGGCTTGATGTCTATTCGATCTGGGTGCCCCCGAATTGCTTTGGAATCTTTGCCTGATCCTTCTTGACATTTCCTCCCCAGAAATTCCTTTGCCGTTGGCTATGTCATCCATTCCCTTCTTGAGACTTTCAAGGAGAGCCGCCCTACTTAGGGGGGTACCATCACGCTCGTATTCAACGATTTCCTCCAGGTAGCTTTGCTGGATCAAATTTACAACGTGCTCCAAGAGCTTACGATCCTCAAGCGTGGATAGCATCTCTACACCTTTTTTGCGAAGTGCCTTCGTGTCTTCTGTAATTTCAGCCATGGTACCAAATATAGACTTTCGGTAGCGAAATGTCAATCGTGAATGCGATTCAAATTCCCAGCAAAACGCTCAATCCAACGATCCATTTCCTAGCCCTGAATGTCTTCACCTCCTTCAATGGAGGAATTGGCCTTTTCCTTTATCTCAAATAAATTGTTGCAAGAAAAAATCGAAGGACTACCCCTTCACTCCTACCCGCTCCAAGTCAAACAGGTCGTTCAACAAGTCGATCAAAGTCTCTTGCTCGCCGCGTTTGCAGGCTGCTTTCAGTTGAAGCACAGGCAGTTTCATGATTTTATTCATCATGCCAGCGGTCGCTTTGTCGAGCAATTCCGCCTCGGACGGGCTTGCCGTCTTCAAATAGCGCACAAGCTCTTCCTGACGGATCTGTTCCAAGGCATCTTTGAGCTTCTGAATGGTCGGCGAAATGCTCAATTCGCGGCTCCAGTCGCCGAAGGCATGGATTTCATGGGCAATGATGTCCCTCACTTGGTGACTTGCCTCTTGCCTTTTGCGCAGCGTTTCGTCGGTTTTGGCCTTGATTTCGTCGAGGGTGTAGACGACGATTCCGGCTTGATGCTCCAAAGCGGGTTCAATGCAACGCGGAACGCCGAGATCAATGAGAAAATGCTGGGCAAATCCGCCGTCATGGTCAAGCATGCCCGACGTCAACACCGGCTCCGGTGAAGCTACGGCAGCAATCAACACATTAAACTGATGTGCCACCGCGGCCAAATTTTCATAAGGAATGCATTCAAAACCAAGCTCTTGCGCCAATGCCTCAGATTTACCCAAGCTGCGGTTCATCACGGCAATGCGCGTGAAGTTCCCACCAGCCAAGTTGCGGGCGACGTCATCACCCATTTCGCCAAGGCCGACCACCAACACACTCGGACGAGGAAGCATGACAACCAAATCCTTGGCCAATTGAGCGGCTGCATAACTCACGGAGGCAGCACCGTCACGGTAGGCAGTCTCCTGCTGCACGCGTTTATTGGCATGAAAAATTGTGTGCAAAAGTCTGTGCAAAACCGGCCCGGCAAGTTTCAATTCGGCAGCTCGCGAATAAGCCTGTTTGACTTGGTTGCTGATCTGAATGTCGCCCAAAACCTGCGAACGCAGGCCCATCGCCACTTCAAACAAGTGGGTCACCGCCAACGCATTGTCATCGATCAGATGAAAATACTGACGCCATTCCAAAAGATTAAATTGCCCTTGCTCATGCAGCAGCAACGTGAGTACGGAATCCAAATGCTCCGAATCGCCCACGAAATAGACCTCTGTACGGTTGCAAGTGCTGAGTACAAACACCTCCTCCAAGCCCAAAACCTCATGAATGCGTTGCGAAACCGATGCACAAGACTCCGCCGTCAGATGCATTTGCTCCCGCTTGTCAAGGGAGGCGTTTTCGTAGGAGATACTAATTGCTTTGAAAGAGAACTGCATAGCACGCTTCGATCACAAAAATTGCGGTGAACTTCACCAAGAATCCTTATTATTGGACGCTGCGCAAATATAGGAGCCTAACACTTGATTGCTTTCAAAATTGAGTATTATCAGGCGACATTGCGACATTTCTTTTGCATTGAATTGCTGATCAGCGACTTGTAGTTTTACAACATGTACTTAAAAAAGCTGACATTCGTCAGGATTTCATGAACCGGTCTACCCGACAGCTGGTCATATTCGCATTGGTCGCGGTGGTCATCACGATCGGATCCCTGATTTACAGCAACCACCTCGCCCGGAAACTGCTGGACCAAGAAGTGCGGCGCATGGACCTCTATGCCAAGGCATTAGAATTTGTAGGCGACCTGGAATTGGATCCCGACAACTGCGAATTGGAGTGGGTCACGCAGAATATGATTCGCAGAAATGAGCAAATCCCAACGATTTTGGTCATGGATGGCGTGATCAGTTCGACCAACAACCTGCCCATCGATTCCACCCTGAACGAAGCCGACCGTAAAACCGCGGAGATGGCTTATTTGCAACGACTGCAACTTCGGGGCGAACCGGAACCGCTCGTGATCCCCTACTACGGCAAGGAATTGAAGATTTACTACGACGAATCTGAGCTCGTGAAACAGCTTCGCTGGTATCCTTATTTAATGTTGGTCGTGATCGTCGTTTTCATCTCCGTGGTATTTGGCAGCTATTTTATCGCCAAACGCAACGAACAGAACAAGGTCTGGGTCGGAATGGCCAAGGAAACCGCCCATCAATTGGGTACGCCCGTGTCGAGTTTGATGGCTTGGGTCGAATTGCTGGAACTCAACAGCGACGGCAATCCCGAGGACAAGGAATTGGTCGAGGAGTTGAAAAAGGACGTGAACCGCCTGCGCACCATTGCCGAACGCTTTTCCAAGATTGGTTCGGTTCCGGAATTGAATCCGACGAATCTGACAGCATTGCTCGACCGCAGTGCCGATTACCTGCGCAAGCGCATGCCAAAAAAGGTGGTTTTGCAGCTGACGAATGAAGTCGATCCCGATGCAGAGATTGAAGTCAACGAGGCCCTCTTCGAATGGGTGATCGAAAACTTGCTCAAAAATGCCCTCGACGCGATCAAAGACCAAGGTTTGATTACAATTCACGTCTCCAAACGCGGCAGTGAATACGTGATCGACGTTTCCGACACTGGCAAAGGCATTCCCAAGAGCCAATTCAAGGAAGTCTTCAAACCGGGATTCACCACCAAAAAACGCGGTTGGGGCCTGGGATTGAGCCTGAGCAAACGCGTGGTCGAGAACTACCACAAAGGCAAAATTTCGGTTTTGTCATCTGAATTGGGCAAGGGAACGACTTTCAGGGTGGTTTTGCCAGCTTGAATCCGTGCGCTGACTTTTTGCAGATTCTGCTTAGCTTTGATTGCATGTAAACTTTCAGTTTTCAAACTGCAACCTGATCAACGCTTATGAAATTCTCTGATCACCAGTTCAAGTACCCTACTCCCATTCCGCTGCTGCTATTTTTCCTTCTCCTAATGCAGCTTGGTTGTCGCGAAGCAATGCCAAAGTCCATTCCCAAACCTCCTGTGATTCAGTTTGACTATCTCATTACCCTGGACCCGGTGAACTGGCTCTGGCAAATCTCTACGAATCAAAACGATTCAACATTTCTGGCAATGTTGGAAGCTTCGGCAATTAAGGCAGTCAATCCCGATCAACATCCCCTTGTCGGACTGTCGGATTCAATCACGAAGGAACAATTCAAACTTTGGTTTGCCGATTTGGCAGTTGGTGCTGGAGCGGTTGTTCCCGATCAATTGCTCCGAAACGAATTCCACCGAGGCATCATTCAGCTGAAGCAATTGATCCTCAAACGTTTGAACAATGATGAATCTGAAGTTGTCTCGATTGAGGAAAACGAACTTGATCAAATCAAGTTGCGCATTCGTACGGTGGCTCCTGCGCACGTGAACACCACGCTTTTTTCACCCAAATCGCAGGTGGGTTTTTACGAAATGTATTCATATTCGGAGATGATTCCCATTCTGGACAAGCTCAAAAACATTTATCAAGGTGAAGGAGACTTTGGGCAAAAGAGTGACTTTCTTGACTTGTTGGAAGATTACGAAGCAGAAATGCATCCCGACCGAACGGCTCCGATGATCAATGAAGAGAGACCCGTCATCGGCTTTGTCTCACGGGACAATATTCCCCTCGTCGACAGCCTTTTGCACTCGCCCGATGCAAAAGCATTGATTCCCAACACGCTTCGATTCGCTTGGAACCAATATCCGTTGGAGGAATGGCCAGATTTGTTCCAACTTTTGGCACTCAAAACGAATTCCTTTGGCAAGCCGAGAGTGCCCGGAACAAATATCCGCTATGCACGACAAGATTTTGAACCATACTCCACGATGCCAATGGTTTCAATTGAAATGGACGAGGATGGCACAGCGGAATGGCGTCGCCTTACGAGGACCAGTATCGGACGAAATGTGGCCATTGTCGTGGATGGCATCGTCCTCACCTTTCCAACGATACAGGGAGAAATCAGTGCTGGTCGCGCACAGATCACGGGGTTATTTTCCCTTGATGAGGCCATTCAAATGGCCGCATCGATTCGCGCAGGTTCTTTTCCGGCCACGGTTTATACTTATTCCAAGGATTCAACAATTGAGCAGCGCTAGTCCATTTTCGGGCGCCTACACCTTTTAGACGCGCCGTTGGTGGATCATTTCAGGGGTTTCGGAGAAGTAGAATCGGATCAGAGAATACAAAGATGCGCTTCGATTCTGGCGAATGATCCCAAAGCCTTCTATTTTTACGCAATGAAACGCATCTTCAATGCCGCCTTCCAAAACCGAATCCTGATTTTGCTGATCATGCTTTTGGCAATGAGCACCTGCGGATATTCGGGGCCCAAGATGACCTACATTGTTGAAATGAATTTCGGGAGTTGGTTGATGCAGGAGGCAAACGATCCTTCGGATCCACAGCTCCAAGCGGTACTGTCAGAAACCAGCCGCATCGCCGCCACGGGCTCGGTGGACAAAATCGAAGCATTAGAGCAGGCGCTGCAACAAAAAAACATGGTTCGACAGGCGCGGTACTGGTTCTTTCAACCGGAAGAATTTGCCCCCAATTCCTCCGAAGACGATCTGTTCCGAGGCTTGCATGACAAGTGGAATGCCGCAAACGACAGGCTTGCCATGTTGTTGAAGGCGCGATTGGATGGATTTAACGACTATGACGCGGAGATCTTGATTGACCCGGTCACCAAACGGCTGCGCATTACCGTCAACAAAATCGGAGACCTCAAAACCGTCCGGAATTTGATCCAGGCAAATTCGGACCTCGGTTTTTACGCCACCTACGGCATCCGACAGATTGGCCCGACCTTCAGAAGTGCCTGCCAATCCTTGATCATGGCCGATACTTTGGTAGAATCACCAGACTTGGCGCAGTTGATCCACCTTGATCAGCAAATCGTGCAGAACAAATCAGCATTCGATGGGCGCGACGACGCCATGATCGGCATGGCGGCAGTTCAGGACACGTTCACAGTAGGTCGTCTTCTGGAAAAAATTCGCCCCAATAGCAGCCTGCCATCCGATCTGAAATGGGCTTGGTCTGCAAAACCGTTGGTAGGTCCAGACGATCCTGTTTTTGGACTCTATGCCTTGCGGACGGTAAAAGGAAAGCCCGAAATCAACGGCGAAGTCGTCACAAAGGCCTTCGTTTCCAGCAATTTGAACGAAAGTCCTGCTGTCCAGATCACGATGAATGGCGAAGGATCGGATCATTGGCTCAAAATGACCACGGTCAACCAAGGTCGCCAAATCGCGATGGTGATCGACGGGGCTGTGTATTCTGCACCTTATGTCCAAGAGCCGATCAGCGGTGGCAGTACCCAAATCACCGGCAACTTCACCAAGGAAGAAATCAAGGAATTGGCCGCCTTGCTGAATGCAGGAAATCTTCCGGGGCAAGCCGTAATCATCGGCGAGGAAGAAAAAAGTGAATCTGGCAAGTGATCGTTTGCAGGGTATCCACCGATCTCTATTGGGCGACTGAATCATTCCCTTCTATATTTGCACCATGGCACGTATCATCGGCATCGACTTTGGCATGAAACGCACGGGATTGGCTTGGACCGACCCTTTGCAGATCATTGCGACAGGTTTGGAGACCGTTGCCACTGACATTCTTGTGCCGCATCTTCAAACCTTGCTGAAAAAAGAGCAGGTAGAAAAAATTGTTTTGGGTCATCCGACAAGGCTCGACGGATCGGATACCGATACCACACAGCCCGTTTTGGCCTTGAAAAAGAAGCTTGAAGCTACGTTTCCGACGATTCCGGTCGTGCTTTGGGACGAACAGTTCAGCTCCAAAAAAGCCATGCGCGCCATGATTGATGGCGGCGTCTCCAAGAAGAACCGCCGTGACAAGGCCCTCATCGACAAAGTGAGCGCCACACTTATTCTCCAAGATTATCTCGCCACGAATTCATTATGATATACCCCATTGTTGCCTACGGGCATCCTGTGCTTCGCACCCGGGCGCAAGAGATCAATCCTGACCATCCCGGATTGCCCGAGATCATCGCCAACATGTACGAAACGATGTACAATGCCAAAGGTGTCGGTCTCGCAGCGCCACAAATCGGCAAGTCGATTCGGATCTTCATCGTTGATGGCAGCCCCATGGAAGGAATGCTCGAAGACGATCCGACCCCGATGGAAGGCTGGAAAAAGGTTTTTATCAACCCTGTCAAACTCAACGAACATGGCGA comes from the Bacteroidota bacterium genome and includes:
- a CDS encoding DUF4397 domain-containing protein, producing MNIKKTFLTLLAIAFSFGIISAQTARLQVIHNSADAAASTVDIWLTVGMMPSTKLIDDLQFRNASAFIDAPAGVALKVGVAPANSMMVTDTIKNFNLTLTTGATYVAVANGIVSASGYAPAPAFGLDIYAMGREAATMGTNTDVLVCHGSTDAPTVDVVEVGAGAGLLVDNASYNDFAGYLQLPTADYSIQVRTGEGNTTVAQYDAPLATLGLNGAAAVVVASGFLNPANNSNGPAFGLYVALPTGGALVALPSAPISTARVQVIHNSADLAAATVDVWLDNTLLLDNFAFRTASPFIDAPAGSAFDIRIQGPTSTDTLNPIAKFTYTLTGGEKYILVANGIVSATGYSPATAFDILVKSGAKEKATTPGNVDVLVLHGATDAPAVDVVETGVGAGILVPNATYSNFYGYLDLGTADYALSINAAGTSTTVATYQAPLATLGLANEAFTVLASGFLSPSSNSNGPAFGLWVALAAGGNLVELPLLTGVEELASNVIGKTYPNPATDVVHVQYSLKTPAVIALKVRDLSGRELMTENLGIQSVGGHEMDVNVSTLPAGSYLLELSGDQQRLVQKISVVR
- a CDS encoding T9SS type A sorting domain-containing protein, which encodes MKKIASYILGLFVLVCILPLFTLAQPVFRGESVEYDYAGKRWFTSDNGTSIIQRDSNAVVSYFGTGLKASHGMEILGNTLFTCEGTKIYGYDLTTELEVMQVTVPGSAFLNGLTNDGVDRLYATCFSNKKIFEINVASLSFPAVTEIVSATVTTPNGIIYDSLHQRLLFTNWNTSNAPIKAVDLNGFAVTTVTTTGVGKIDGIDDDGLGHYYISSWSPIRISRYDTNFVGAAVTITAPGINNPADICYAKGIDTLGIPNGNGPVTFIGFGPVVGIDSPNEVSDALTVYPNPVSSKSVISFELRNPSATELQITDLQGRIVHSLLSENMPAGRHHVLLAGIEISAGIYLVKLQAPEAGIDVAVKFVKE
- the groL gene encoding chaperonin GroEL (60 kDa chaperone family; promotes refolding of misfolded polypeptides especially under stressful conditions; forms two stacked rings of heptamers to form a barrel-shaped 14mer; ends can be capped by GroES; misfolded proteins enter the barrel where they are refolded when GroES binds), which encodes MAKNINFSSDARAKLKAGVDALADAVKVTLGPKGRNVVIDKKFGAPNITKDGVTVAKEIELKDPIENMGAQLVKEVASKTNDIAGDGTTTATVLAQAIVREGFKNVTAGSNPMELKKGIEEAVKVVVEGLKKLSRPVGDSKEIAQVGTISANNDSEVGALIAQAMEKVGKDGVITVEEAKGLETYLDTVEGMQFDRGYLSPYFVTNADTMEVDMDRPFVLIYDKKISSMKDLLPILEKVVQTGAPLLIIAEDVDGEALATLVVNKIRGALKICAVKAPGFGDRRKAMLEDIAILTGGAVISEERGYRLDSTTLDMLGRAEKITVDKDNTTIVNGAGESDEIKARIAQIRTQIENTTSDYDKEKLQERLAKLAGGVAVLYIGAATEVEMKEKKARVEDALHATRAAVEEGIVPGGGVALVRMIKSLLPGKGGINDNLLKGDVGVGVSIVRRCLEEPLRQIVSNAGLEPGVILAKVLEGEGDFGFNARTEEYENLYASGIIDPTKVTRSALENAASIAGLLLTTECVITDEPEENAPAMGGGGGGMGGMGGMM
- a CDS encoding co-chaperone GroES — protein: MSLNIRPLADRVVIQPAEAEEKTASGLFIPDTAKEKPHRGTVLAVGPGKKDEPTTVKVGDTVLYGKYSGTEIQIDGKEVLIMKESDIFAVV
- a CDS encoding glutamyl-tRNA reductase; translation: MQFSFKAISISYENASLDKREQMHLTAESCASVSQRIHEVLGLEEVFVLSTCNRTEVYFVGDSEHLDSVLTLLLHEQGQFNLLEWRQYFHLIDDNALAVTHLFEVAMGLRSQVLGDIQISNQVKQAYSRAAELKLAGPVLHRLLHTIFHANKRVQQETAYRDGAASVSYAAAQLAKDLVVMLPRPSVLVVGLGEMGDDVARNLAGGNFTRIAVMNRSLGKSEALAQELGFECIPYENLAAVAHQFNVLIAAVASPEPVLTSGMLDHDGGFAQHFLIDLGVPRCIEPALEHQAGIVVYTLDEIKAKTDETLRKRQEASHQVRDIIAHEIHAFGDWSRELSISPTIQKLKDALEQIRQEELVRYLKTASPSEAELLDKATAGMMNKIMKLPVLQLKAACKRGEQETLIDLLNDLFDLERVGVKG
- a CDS encoding HAMP domain-containing histidine kinase, which encodes MNRSTRQLVIFALVAVVITIGSLIYSNHLARKLLDQEVRRMDLYAKALEFVGDLELDPDNCELEWVTQNMIRRNEQIPTILVMDGVISSTNNLPIDSTLNEADRKTAEMAYLQRLQLRGEPEPLVIPYYGKELKIYYDESELVKQLRWYPYLMLVVIVVFISVVFGSYFIAKRNEQNKVWVGMAKETAHQLGTPVSSLMAWVELLELNSDGNPEDKELVEELKKDVNRLRTIAERFSKIGSVPELNPTNLTALLDRSADYLRKRMPKKVVLQLTNEVDPDAEIEVNEALFEWVIENLLKNALDAIKDQGLITIHVSKRGSEYVIDVSDTGKGIPKSQFKEVFKPGFTTKKRGWGLGLSLSKRVVENYHKGKISVLSSELGKGTTFRVVLPA
- the ruvX gene encoding Holliday junction resolvase RuvX, with protein sequence MARIIGIDFGMKRTGLAWTDPLQIIATGLETVATDILVPHLQTLLKKEQVEKIVLGHPTRLDGSDTDTTQPVLALKKKLEATFPTIPVVLWDEQFSSKKAMRAMIDGGVSKKNRRDKALIDKVSATLILQDYLATNSL